In Papaver somniferum cultivar HN1 chromosome 9, ASM357369v1, whole genome shotgun sequence, the genomic stretch ATAGAAAACCCCGTTTACCCGAGAATTGGAACAAGCTCTGTTTCCCCCAAAGTGCACTTTTCCAACTTTCCCTTCACGCTTCGATGGCACCGGAAATGCTGTGGAACACGTCAAAATGTTATGATGTCACTTTTACAATGGAGGAGCAATGACGTAGTTATGTGTGAATTCTTTCCGGTAAGTCTGGAAGATGAAGCTAAAAATTGGTTCTACACCCTACCCGATGAGTCTATCGGAAACTATGGAACATTGGTGGAAACTTTTCTCAAAATCTATATGCATAATAACATTGCCACGCCGAGGGTAAAAAAGCTGTTCACATTGGCCAGAAGATTCAGGGAGCCCTTGAGGTCCCTAACAGTTAGGTGGAGAAAATTGTGCACCGAGATCGGGAAAGTACTTGTGGACCAACAATATTTGGATTTGAAAATTCCCTCTGGAAGACGGATCCCATCTGGATAGCAATGTATACGGAGAAGCCGCAAACACTAAAGGAAATGAGGAAAATGCAGGAGCACTACATCGCCttagaagaaatacaagaaggagCACATGATAGAAGTGTACAGGAAGCAAGCACGTCAGCTGAGATAGTCCCGAAGAAAATCTCGAAAAGATCCGAGAAGAGATCGGGGCCACAGAGCAAAGAACTAGTAAAGAAGGAATGGGTAGAAAAAGGGAAGAAGCCTCAACACGGGCCTAAGGTGTACACCCCGCTAAATGCACCTTTAGAGGAAATATTCAAAGAGGTAGAGAAAAGAAATGATATTCGATATCCAAAGACGCGAGGAGTACAGTTTGATGAAACAAAGAACCACCCAGAATTCTGCCATTATCATCAGTTCCGAGGACACTCAACCAACAATTTTCGGGAGGTCAAGGATATAGTCCATCATCTCACCCGGGACGGCTATCTAAGGAAATTTGTTAAACATCCAGCATCAACACCCGATGCTCCGGTACATCAAGTAAGGATCGAGTGGGGTACTCAATTTCTATGCAATACCATCTCGCACTCATCTCCTCAAGGTTTTGACCTAGGCGCAGGGATTATGTCGCGAATTCACAAGCGTTATAGGTCGGGAAACGAAATCTTTAGCATGGAAAAAACTTTGCCGATGGAGGAGTGGATGAAGCAGCCAATCACGTTCTCGGCTAAGGACGTGCCAATGAATGGTCAAACACATGGATATCCACTGGTCATCACCCTAATGATCGAGGAGTGGGGAGTTAAAATAATTCTGGTGGACACCAGGAGCTCCATGGAGGTCTTATTCTATGACACCTTCAAAAGAATGCAATTATATGATGACATCCTCATCACATCAACCTACAACATCTACGGCTTTAACGGGACGGTAACCGTACCTAAGAGAGAAGTCACCCTAAGAGTCTCAGATGGAGCCGATTACTTGGATACCCTTAGTACCTTCTGTGTAATAGATGTTGTGTCACCACACGAAGCAATTATCGGGAGACCCTGGATCGCTGGTATCAAAGGAGTCGCTTCCGCATATCACCAAAGGTTAAGGTTCCCGATATACAAGGGTGTGTCTGAGGTTGTAGGAAACCCACAAGTTTCTAGACAATGTATTCAAATGGACATTCAGCAAAATGAAGATAAGCGAGCGAGATTACGTCTAGAAAAGAACAAAGCCAATAAATCACAGCTAGCCAAGAATTAGATAAGCTGATGTCACACGAAGTTATGTCTTATGAAGCAGGCGAGGACAAAATATTATAGCAATCAAAGGTAGCAACACCGATCGGGGAACCAAAGCCAAACTTCATGGCCTTAGAGCCCACTGTGGAGATCAATCTGGGAGGTCGGAAGAAGAGCCAAAGATAGTAAAGATCGGGTCATTGTTATCAGAGGAGCAGTCCAATCGATTGATAACCTTACTTCGAGATCATATAGACGCATTCGCATGGAAAATGCATGATATGAAAGGCATTTATCCCAAGGTGTGTTGTCACCACTTAAAGATAGACCCTAAGTTTAAACCGGTCCGACAGAATATGCGCAAGATCTCACCCGAGCTCTAAGCGACAGTAGAAGTGGAATTGAAAAGTTACAATCATTTGGGATCATTCGAAAGGCGCAATACCCATTAAGGATTTCGAATATGGTGATAGTACCTAAAAAGAATGGAAGGGTCCGAATCTGCATCGACTTCAGTGATCTGAACAAGACTTGCCTGAAGGATAACTTCCCCCTCCCGGACATCTATCAACTAGTAGAGTCAATAATGGGACACAAGGCGATATCGTTAATGGACGGATACTCGGGGTATAACCAGATCACTTTGGATCCCGAGGATCAGGAGAATACATCTTTCTTTAATCCTGGAGGGCTTTATTACTATAGAAAGATGTCGTTCGGGCTAAAGAATGCGGGCGCCACTTATCAAAGACTGGTTGAAGACATGTTCGAGGATAAGATCCACAATACCATTGAGGTGTATGTAGACGACATGTTAGTCAAAAGCATAGTGGAATCCGATCATATCGAAGATCTTCGGGACATCTTTCAAATAatgaagaaatataaaatgagggTTAACCCAGCCAAGTGTACTTTTTGGGTGACCTCGGGAAAAATTCTGGGATATATAATCATAGACCGAGGAATTGAACCATATACTGATAAGGTTAGGGTCATATTGGAGATGCCATCTCCGGTAAGGGTAAAAGACGTGCAAAAGTTGAATGGATGCTTGGAAGCACTAGGACGATTCATCTCGCGATCATCTGACAAATGTAAGGATTTCTTCAGAACGCTGAGAAAGGGAGAGAATTTCAAATGAAGCgaggaatgcgaggaagcattccagaaAATTAAAAAACATCTCGCAAGCTTACCCGTATTACAAAGACCCGAACCCGAGGAGATACTAACCTTGTATCTCGGAGCTACAACTTGTGCTATTAGTGTAGTCTTAGTCAATAACGTGGGAACGGAAGAAAAACCAGTGTACTTCATTAGCAAGACAATGAACCCGGCGGAGAAAAATTATACTAAGATAGAGCAGCTAATTCTAGCACTAGTGTTCGCGACACAAAAGTTGAGGACATATTTTCAAGCACATAAGATTCGGGTATTGACCAAATCTTCCATCGAGTCGGTACTAGATAACTGTGCTCGATCGGGCCGAATATCCAAGTGGAGCGCCCAAATCAAACAATTCGATGTCTTATACGAAATGCGAACAACGGTCAAAGCACATGCAGTAGCGGATTTCCTTGATGATTTTCCCCTCGGTGGGAGGAAAAAGTAGAGGATATCCTGGGAATGGAAGAAGATAGGGACGACCCCTCCGACCTTCTTTAAATGTGCAGCCCGACATGATGGTAAGTATTCATCGACGAGTCATCGAAAAAAGATGGATCAGGACTGGGTTAGTCTTCACAATGCCGAAGGGAGCAAAgataatgatgatgatttttgaatgatgttgtagtaatgaggttcaaactctcggacttgtgaagattaaatttaaagatttaataaaattatatacaaaaatattaacaaagtgggcgagaggtatgagaaaacaaccaagacactgattccactattacacatgaattaatgatggtaaataatccaaaactctagttatcttttaagtcctttatatcttaactcactaataatcaagcaaattctcaaacatcaattgtataccttaaacatagattatctaaacaaagcataacctatctaattgaatcacaactgattagaaaaattacgcaaacaatttaaaactctgcaaaagcagtgattgagtgaattataattaaatattagagaaaacaaaatagttaccaattattcatgcgtaaatagcttcctcatttccttggttgtgggagaattagccgctcatcatgttggaaacacgctcaaaaatcattattattgctcaaagggtgtttacaaatgatgaaaagggagaaataattcaaaaccgggtttgtaacaattatatttgttacaaaccagagaactacgaccctcagcaaataagactgtccggcgacagtaacaaataagactgtcactgtaacaaataagactgtcgcccagtcgctgaaactgtagcaaaataagactggccagtgtgggtcttatgttcttcgtgttcttcagcagcagcagaaaaatgacagctctgtaacttgattttttcttcttctctggctctcctcagccccccaaaatatcgacaccccttctatgataccttgtgaacatatttatacgtcattgcgacattgaatctcctccattaactccaaataatcttcatttactcgggatattttctttctttttttatcaatgattttgatttttacgcatcttaagctggattaaattccttataaatcttcttcacgttccaaagtgttgattaaggcttccaaacacgtgcagtacacgtttagattcaccacaactcgtgtaagctcatgtttttcctccaactccctgtttggattaaaccaagttatctagacaaatttgatcgaaacaaacacccatactagctttgttaggacatatcacaactacccattaagtttcagccctttagtctacccagaactccttcaagaatcaatcgaaagttacacagttgagaataaaattttcccgccaaaacgaatttttgaaatgttgaagatggtgtccccctaaccaaactgggggtgcgaatagcaggtgcccaactgaggttccccttatccaaattgagggtgcctttagtacttttcttcgggagtccaaatagcactttttgagcaactttttccacacaagtgtatttctccaaaaacacctacaaaaacaaagcatcaaaattagtacaaaaatcgagcactaacaatagagacattgagtacaatttagacacaaaaatgtgtctatcaaatacccccaaacttattatttgctagtcctcgagcaaaactaataaaaaataaaaccgagttaatctcgggagggtttaccagaggtgtacccacaaaaccatgacttctaattggtcacaagtatccaaagagctatgaggacatacatattctcaacctatctcaaagtaactagaattccagagaaattaaaggtgtcagctctaaatctgactgaagaaaaggggagacacatccgcaacactgttagataaagagatatccgctacacagctagataaacattgtaagatgcgtccgctgctttacagctggataagattaggagagatataaagatgagagggacatctgctacatagctggactaattacgtgtgatgagttaaaccagtgctagaaagatcttgtgccagattgaaagcggactaacaaagcaaccaaatgtatctttcttcgactctctcatagtgctcagtagaaacaacgtcttcttcggtcttcaactgttgatgataaactatcgaacctcatagaaccttgacaattaacttttctcttcaatttcttgcttgacttataaatttctacttccctttggccttattgaacaaaacgtaacgattatttttttcatttttcattttttatttgttttttttttctttcattttttgtcatttttttttgttggaaacaaaaattacaagacaacaatttacatggccatgagagaaggactttcaaaacttggatcttcgcaacttgtgatgtcttggtatcatggattctaacaacttatatcatttgctcttataacttcaactttgatttttgaattagtcTTTTCTATTGTTGGTTCTAAACCTaaaatgtcttcaactttcttcatagattttgacgtcgctccgcttgttgatgatgataagtttctactgagagagagtcgcaatccagtaactaagactacattgtgaggttgctttgtctttctggcatttcctgacctacttgcctttccatcgtgtatggttaggtccatcacggttaccctctaaaaggaacaagttctctcctgaatttcaaggatctcaatgtccttttctctaatgtctcaaaaggttgttatccctagcattccaatttctatattttcggtgagaaacagtatgtaaacatagctaaccggataccatgtgacgctagaagtttcaaaagtgcaactaaaaagttcttccccactcccaaacttaaatctaacattgtcctcgatgttctaaagataaaattaaaagcatgaacaaggagaaactgttaccacttgaagaaaaagagttaaggaaagatattaccatgttgcatgagcatgggttacctcccaagaagtgctaagtttaaagtcttcagccagacttagaaaggattagtcaactcgaaccgtataacagtagccggaataactgtgggtctttaaaaccaaaaagagctgaccaaaggaaactgcagtaaaccaagaaaatgaacaagactagcatgcccttacctagtttcctgattaagacaactacatctaattgtggttcaggttcaggttctataaaagggtctaaatatatttctttaggctgcaactcctcaaaagtgagatgcgaattattaggtcttagagtctgtaaaaactcaaataaaaatttagaagcacataacaacaacctgaataattggggatcctctaagtcaatcaggtttgactacaaaattgaccacagtgagggtagtagtcattcttaagaaaatttgttgattctaatttcctaaagcatttaggtttagtctcacaactaaatattcgacacatttgaaatataaacgttcccacatttggaagaaaactatttggtgggaaaacaaagtcaataagggtatcatagcctgggcaaaccacatcaaccagaggatgggtatctaatgactgaacttctttctggacattattaggttcgggaaaacgtgtatggagataatcttgaacgatggttgaggcacaaatgtcaagccctacacgagggaactttctaagagttaaaggtaaagcacaaggagaatgataatcacccccaaacttagagttttgtgtgtctctaggtagactaactacaatttccctaatttctagatcatcggaatcctgaaaatggtcaattgcttctgttaggttatactcaggtgatgcatcctcactcatatttaaaagctctacgagttcatcttcttcttctaagactattgtttctaaatcgctagactccaaaacattattctcataataaactcgtccctctaaatcattatcggctttgtaaacaggaaatactacatcgtctaaaacgagggtatctctagtcaaatcctcgtccttttgaataggtgaataattattaaaattatttggatttgaactagaaataatattatcattgtaaagctcaattggagtaaccatttcctgatcactattcctacataagtatgattctccatcaacactatcctcatcataataacatgaaaaagatcgaacctcatcaaaacaagtggtgctaccaattctaaccttgttatcttgattatgtaaataactatcttcattctcaagggtattattggatacactatattggcaattcaagtaatttcgagcaattctttcgttcgtctcagctatccgcttgaggttgtcttctaaagaaggttcactcattattgtagttctttcgtctataattatactattcatctcagctaacttatgcgtcgactcagctaacttcctgagggactcttctaaaagaggaataggaacagagggatcataaaaaggactacgtttcaatagtttgattgtatcctctagagacgaagaactagtactataatcttcttgctcgtaagactgatgcatgtgtggatagtaattgggctcaccaggatATGatccatatccttccaaaggatggcgttcccaaccactattcccaacatggtcataaaaaggatgatgttcatattcaaattcaggtcgataatcattgtattggcttctatcataccagttcgacattcttaattgcaagggaattctacacaatcacaaacaaggctgactcgaccaaatcaaacctataaaatctagcaaacaacaagcatgatagctccacttagattgtttctagaccagcttctaatccttcgaaagggaattcgtcacaatttaagcaaacccctatggaatcaatccgagtcaaagtaagttgaattgaggcgagggaagctcagtggagctttgatacccaaggcctcaccgccatcacaaggcggcgcagtcacgcattcaactcacagaaaccatcatgtacttcgaagtatgctaaaagagtaaccaatatttttcgaacgactttcctactaagatcgttaccctataggtctcgttctagtcaaaattttaagcttaggttcgcgtttggtttcgttttcttaaagcgggcaagaaggaaacggtgatgaaatccgagtccttatcttaatttgtccaggccttgccctttactaggaaattaaaacaaccgtattcaaatcctcagcatatattcaccttaaggcatacaataaacccgctgacagaggattcgcgggtgtttcgaaagcttacctcccgtaccagacgggagcagaaccgctaaagtcgactcgggccatgactcctatgtcatgtgcgaacccgagggggcgaaacgatattgtaatcgtcgtccttccctgcaaacagttgtatatttaatgtacccttccttagggtttaaaaaaaataaaataattgtccaagtccaaagtccagataaagtgcaaaagaaaagaaataaaaaataataattacaaaaaatggaaggtctctaaaaaaaaataaaaaaaaataaattctctctctttttttttttaattttttctttcgctctttttttttgctttgtctttttccttctcttttagatttaagctttgattccaagtctttagtatccaacttcaaacctaaaaattctacctaagcacaaatccgcgtcggcggcgccaaaatgataatgatttttgaatgatgttgtagtaatgaggttcaaactcccggatttgtgaagattaaatttaaagatttaataaaattatatacaaaaatattaacaaagtgggcgagaggtatgagaaaacaaccaagacactgattccactattacacatgaattaatgatggtaaataatccaaaactctaattatcttttaagtcctttatatcttaactcactaataatcaagcaaattctcaaacatcaattgtatcccttaagcatagattatctaaacaaagcataacctatctaattgaatcacaactgattaggaaaattacgcaaacaatttaaaactatgCAAAAGTAGTGATTAagcgaattataattaaatattagagaaaacaaaatagttaccaattattcatgcgtaaatagcttcctcattgccttggttgtgggagaattatccgctcatcatgttggaaacacgctcaaaaatcattattattgctcaaagggtgtttacaaatgatgaaaagggagaaataattcaaaaccgggtttgtaacaattatatttgttacaaaccagagaactacgaccctcggaaaataagactgtccggcgacagtaacaaataagactgtcactgtaacaaataagactgtcgctcgacagtcgctgaaactgtagcaaaataagactggccagtgtgggtcttatgttcttcgtgttcttcagcagcagcagaaaaatgacagctctgtaacttgattttttctttttctctggcTCTGCTAatccccccaaactctcgacaccccttctatgataccttgtgaacatatttatacgtgattgcgacattgaatctgcTCCATTAACtccataatcttcatttactcgggatattttctttctttttttatcaatgattttgatttttacgcatcttaagctggattaaattccttataaatcttcttcacgttccaaagtgttgattaaggcttccaaacacgtgcaatacacgtttagattcaccacaactcttgtaagctcatgtttttcctccaactacctgtttggattaaaccaagttatctagacaaatttgatcgaaacaaacacccatactagctttgttaggacatatcacaactacccattaagtttcagccctttagtctacccagaactccttcaagaatcaatcgaaagttacacagttgagaataaaagtttcccgccaaaacgaatttttgaaatgttgaagatggtgtcccccaaccaaactgggggtgcgaataacaggtgcccaactgaggtgccccttatccaaattgagggtgcctttagtacttttctccgggagtccaaatagcactttttgagcaactttttccacacaagtgtatttctccaaaaacacctacaaacacacaaatcatcaaaattattacaaaaatcgagcactaacaatagagacattgagtacaatttagacacaaaaatgtgtctatcagatagTCCACTCTTTCATACTAGAATTCGAGGCGACCAATAACGTCACCGAATATGAAGCTGTAATACATGCCTTGCGACTAATAGTGGAGTTGGGACTAGAAGAAGGAAGACTCACCAGCGACTCATAATTGATCATACGACAAATAACTGGGGAGTACCTAACTCACGACACGATACTCCATAAATATTTGAGGTTGGCAAGATTCTACATCGATCAGATCCCAACATTAAGTTCAGGCACATTTGCAGAAAAGATAATCGTCATGCCGATGCTTTGGCATACATCGAATCAATGACTACAGACCCGACTATTGAAGCTGTAAGGATCGGGAGAGTATTAGAACCTTCAATACCCGAAGAGAGAGAAGTAGAGGTACAACCAGTCACCACTGCGACAGATGAATATGAAGAAGGAGATTAAAGAAAACCTATTCATGAATTTCTTGAATCGGTAATATTACTACAAGGTCGACTTCAGATCAACAAGATTAAAAGCAAAGCAGCGGGCTATCAGCTCCGGGATGGCATATTTTACAAGCGATCATATTTGGGCCCACTCCTAAGATGCCTGAGCAAGGAGGAGGGACATTCGATCCTAAATGAGTTACATTATGGTGGGGCAGGAAATCATAGCTCGGGAAGAAGTTTATCGGCAAGAGCCAAGACGATGGGGTATTTTTGGCCCTACATGTATGAAGATGCGAAACATATGGCCAAAATATGTGATGAATGTCAAAAGTTTGGAAAAAAGATACATGCTCCGTCAATATCTTTGAACTCAGTAGCAA encodes the following:
- the LOC113311937 gene encoding uncharacterized protein LOC113311937, with the translated sequence MYTEKPQTLKEMRKMQEHYIALEEIQEGAHDRSVQEASTSAEIVPKKISKRSEKRSGPQSKELVKKEWVEKGKKPQHGPKVYTPLNAPLEEIFKEVEKRNDIRYPKTRGVQFDETKNHPEFCHYHQFRGHSTNNFREVKDIVHHLTRDGYLRKFVKHPASTPDAPVHQVRIEWGTQFLCNTISHSSPQGFDLGAGIMSRIHKRYRSGNEIFSMEKTLPMEEWMKQPITFSAKDVPMNGQTHGYPLVITLMIEEWGVKIILVDTRSSMEVLFYDTFKRMQLYDDILITSTYNIYGFNGTVTVPKREVTLRVSDGADYLDTLSTFCVIDVVSPHEAIIGRPWIAGIKGVASAYHQRLRFPIYKGVSEVVGNPQVSRQCIQMDIQQNEDKRARLRLEKNKANKSQLAKN